ATCGGCGACCGGCGGGTCCACGACCGCTATCCGGTCGATCTCGCGGCGCGGGTCGGCAACTGGGGCCTCGGGCGGGTGCTGGATCTCAGCCGGGGCGGGCTGCTCCTGACCCCGCCGGAGGGCTGCGGCGCGCCGGCGGGATCCCGCCTCTCCCTCGACGTGCGCGGCATCGGCCGGCTGCAGGTGCAGGTCGCCGGGGCGAGCCCGCGCGGCCTGCACTGCGCGCTGGCCGATCCGGCCTCCGAGGCGCGGATGCGCGACGCCCTGGTGGCGGTCGAGGAGGAGAACCGGCCGCTGATCGCGGCGGCGCGAGGGGGCGCGGCGGCGGTCGGCACGGTGCTGGAGCAGGCGCTCGCCGAGGGCCGGCTCGCGCACCACGCCCTGTTCGACACGAGCTACCGCCCGGTCGCCGGCATCGAGCCGCCGCACTACCTCACCGCCGCCGTGCCGGCCCTGGAGGACATCCTGCCGCCGATCCTCGAGCCGCTGCTGCTCGCCGATCCGCGCACGGCGTTCTGCTTCGCGGTCGATCGCAACGGCTACGCCCCGGTCCACAACCGCGCCCAGGCCCAGGCGCCGCGGGCCGGCGACCCAGCCTGGAACGCGCTCCACGCCCGCCAGCGCCGGCTCTACGACGACCGGATCGGGCTCAGCGCCGCCCGCTCGACCCGGGCCTTCCTGGTCCAGGCCTGCCCGCAGGACGAGGCCGGCCGGCCGCCCCTGCGCGAGGTCGCGGCCCCGATCCGCGTGCACGGCCGGCACTGGGGGGCGCTGCGGATGGGGTTCCGGATCTGAGGGGGGCGTTCAGCCCCCCGTCGTGCTCATGTGCCGCGGCACCGCGGGCTTGGCCGCGCGGGCGATGACGAAGTCGTGGCCCTTCGGCTTGCGGGTGATCGCCTCCCTGATCGCCTCGGCCACCACGGCATCGTCGGGGGAGGCGCGCAGGGCCGCCCGCAGGTCGGCGGCGTCCTCCTGGCCGAGGCACAGGTAGAGCTGGCCGGTGCAGGTCAGGCGCACCCGGTTGCAGCTCTCGCAGAAATTGTGGGTGAGCGGCGTGATGAAGCCGAGCCGCCCGCCGGTCTCCTCCAGCCGCACGTAGCGGGCCGGACCCCCGGTGCGGTCCGGGAGCGGGGTGAGGGTGTAGCGCTCGGACAGGCGCTCGCGCACCACCGAGAGCGGCAGGAACTGGTCGACCCGGTCGGGCTCGATGTCGCCGAGGGGCATCACCTCGATCAGCGTCATCTCCATGCCGAGCCCGTGGGCCCAGTCGAGCATCGCCGGAATCTCGTCCTCGTTGACGCCCTTGAGCGCCACGGCGTTGATCTTGACCTTGAGGCCCGCCTCGCGCGCCGCCGCGATGCCGTCGAGCACGGTCGGCAGGTCGCCGCGCCGGGTGATCGCCCGGAACTTGTCGGGGTCGAGGGTGTCGAGCGAGACGTTGATGCGGCGCATGCCGAGGGCCGCCAGCTCGGCGGCGTGCTGGCGCAGGCGCGTGCCGTTGGTGGTCAGCGTCATCTCCTCCAGCGCCCCGGACGCGAGGTGGCGCGAGAGGTTGCGGAACAGCCGCATGATGTCCCGGCGCACCAGCGGCTCGCCGCCGGTGATGCGCAGCTTCCTCACGCCGCGCTCCACGAACACCGAGCAGACCCGGTCGAGCTCCTCCAGCGTGAGCAGGTCGCGCTTGGGCAGGAACGCCATGTCCTCCGACATGCAGTAGACGCAGCGCAGGTCGCAGCGGTCGGTCACCGAGACGCGCAGGTAGGTGATCGCGCGCTGGAACGGATCGATCAGCGGCGCCGGCCGCGCCGGCACGGACGCCGCCGGCATCGGATCGTCGGTACGGGGACCCCACATGCGAACACTATCCTCGGGACTTGAGGCTCTGGCGGCCGGACGTCAGCCTGCATATGAGCGCTCCCGGGATTACGGGCAAGTTGTGCCTTCAGGCGCAGGGAGACGCACCCATGACCGATGACGCGGATTGGCCGACCGAGATCCGGCTGTCGCGCGACAAGCGCACGCTCCACGTCGCCTATGCCGGCGGCGCGGCCTACGCCCTGCCGGCGGAGTACCTGCGGGTCGAGAGCCCCTCGGCCGAGGTCCAGGGCCACGCGCCCTCGGAGCGCAAGTGGCTTGCGGGCAAGCGCGAGGTCGAGATCCTGTCGGTGGCTCCGGTCGGCAACTACGCCGTCAAGCTCACCTTCGACGACATGCACGATACCGGGATCTACGCCTTCGATTTCCTGCGCCGCCTCGGCGAGGAGCAGGCGGCGCGCTTCTCCCGCTACGAGGAGGAACTGGCGACCCGCGGCCTGAGCCGGGAGCCGGCGCGGCGGCGCTGACGCGAGGCCGGCGGCGCGGGCCCCGTGCCGCCTCGACGAGAACGGGTCCGCGCCGGGGCTCGAGCGCCCGGCGCGGACCCGTTCGGGATCCAGGCGATGCCGTCGAACGGGGCCGTTCGACGGGTGCCGCAGGATTGTCCGTGCGCGCCTCAGCGCTGCACGATCACCTTCGTGCCGACCTTGGCGCGGGTGTAGAGGTCCATCACGTCGTCGTTGGTCATCCGGATGCAGCCGGAGGAGACGGCGGTGCCGATGGTCTCGGGTTCGTTGGAGCCGTGGATGCGGTAGAGCGAGCCGCCGAGATACATCGCGCGGGCGCCGAGCGGGTTCTCGGGGCCGCCCTTCATGTAGCGCGGCAGGTCGGGCCGGCGCCGGATCATCTGGGCCGGCGGGCGCCAATCGGGCCACTCGCGCTTCATCGAGATGGTCTGCGCGCCGCCCCAGGTGAAGCCCGGGCGGCCGACGCCGACGCCGTAGCGCATCGCCTGGCCGTTGCCGAGCACGTAGTAGAGCCGGCGCTCGGCGGTCGAGACCACGATGGTGCCGGCGCCGTAGGGGCCGGAATAGGCCACCGTCTCCCGCGGGATCGGGCTCAGCTTCGGCACCGAGGCGTCGAGGGGATCGACGGCCGCCGCGGCGGCGGGGGCCCGCACCGTCATGGTGAGGGGCTGGTCGAGGGGCTGGCGGGTGAGCGGGTCGATCTCGTAGGCGGCGGCGGGCGCCGCCCAGGCGGCGACGGCGCAGGCCAGCCCGGCCAGGGCGGGGACGAAGCGGCGCATAAAAGCCTCTTGGCAGGAAAGCTCGGGGGGAAGCGCGGGGCTGAGGACGGTGCGAACGCGACCGGCACCGTACGGCGGAACCAATGGCCAAGCCGTAAACGCCCACGTCCCAAAGCCAAGCTTAAATCCGGCGAAGCTTCGCGGTTGCGAGATCGGCGTTGTGCCCGCGCCACACCGTGGCGGCGCGGGCACGTTTCCGGTCCGTTACTGCAGCGCCGCGAGGGTGCGGCGGGCCCGCTCGGTGATGGCGGCGAAGTTGCCGGCGCGGATCTCGGCCTCGGGCGCGAGCCACGAGCCGCCCACCGCCGCGACGTTCGGGAGCGCGAGCCAGGCCTTGGCGTCGGCCTCGCCGATCCCGCCGGTCGGGCAGAAGCGGGCCTGCGGGAACGGGCCGCCCAGCGCCTTGAGCGCCGCCATGCCGCCCGCCGGCACGGCCGGGAAGAACTTCGCCACGGTGAAGCCGGCGGCGAGCACCTGCATCAGGTCGGAGGGCGTGGCGATGCCGGGCATGAACACCATGTCGCTCGCGGCCGCCGCCCGCAGGAGCTCAGGCGTCGCCCCGGGGCTCAGCGCGAAGCGGGCGCCCAGCGCGTGCGCGGTCTCGAGGTCGGCCGGGGTCAGCACCGTGCCGAGGCCGACCACCGCCTCCGGCACCTCGGCCATGATCGCCTTCGCGGCGTCCCGCGCCACGGGGGTGCGCAGGGTGATCTCGAGCGTGGTGATGCCGCCCGCCACCAGGGCGCGGGCGAGGGGAACCGCGTGGGCGAGCTCCGGCACGGTGATGACGGGGATCACCGGCGAGGCGGCGAGCAGCGCGTCGAGGCGGTGGGCGCGGGTATCCGTGGTCATGAGCGTCGTCCCAGGGCAGGGGTAAGGGGCAGGTCGGGCATCGCCGCCCGGGGGATCACGGCGCCGCGATGGCCGATGACCGCGCCGGCGAGGCGGTGGCCGCAGGACGCGGCCTCGGCGGGCGGGCGTCCGGCGAGGCGCGCCGCCATGTAGGCCGCCGCGAAGCTGTCGCCCGCCGCGGTGGTGTCGACGACCGCCTCGACGGGCGGGGCCTGCACCGTGACGTCGTCGTCGCTTGCGAGCACCCGCACGCTCGGCGGCGAGCCGCCGCCCTTCAGCACGATCTCGCAGCGGCCGTGATGGCGCAGCACCTCCTCCTCGCCCTCCCGGCCGTACAGCCATGCGAGGTCCTCGCTCGATGCGAAGATCAGGTCGGCCGCCGCCATCGCGTCGCGGAAGGCGGCCTGCGCCTTCGCCTTGTCGGGCCAGCCGCGGGGCCGGTAATTCGTGTCGAAGGCGACGCGCCCGCCCTTCGCCCGCACGGCCCGGCAGGTCTCGGCCAGCGCCGCCCGTCCGGCCTCGCCGTAGAGCGACAGGCTGATGCCGGAGGCGTAGACGAGGTCGTACCCCGCTAGAGCCGCCCGGGTCCCGGCGGCGCCGGGGCCGGAGAACAGGTCGCGGGCGGCGGCGCTGTCGCGCCAGTAGTGGAAGCTGCGTTCGCCGGATCCGTCGGTGCGGATGATGTAGAGCCCCGGCATCCGCCCGGGCAGGCGGCGCACCTGGCCCGTGCCGACCCCCTCGGCGGCCCAGGCCGCCAGCATCTCCTCGCTCCACGGATCGTCGCCGAGCGCCGTCACGTAATCGACCGCGACGCCGAGCCGGGCGAGGTAGAGGGCGGTGTTCAGCGTATCGCCGCCGTAGCCGCGCAGCAGGCTGCCGTCCGGCCGCTCGGACAGCTCCATCATGCACTCGCCGATGCAGGCGACCCTCGTCGTCATCGTGTCCGTTCCTCTGCCTGCCGCCCCGCGTGCGCGCTCCCCTCCCCCTTTCCGGGGGAGAGGGTGAGGTTGTGCCGCGTGGAACGTGGCGCTTCGTCCGGCGGCACGCCCACCTCCGGCTCCCTACCCCCCAAGGGGGAGACAGTGCGGTGCGGTGTCAACGCCCCGCCCTCGGCCCGCGCCTCGCTCGCCCGCGCGGTGAACTTTGTTCTGGGTTAAGTCTTGAACGATAGGGCCGGGGCGCTACAAGGTCTGCCCTAGCGTCGCCCGTCCGGGCGACGTCCGCGACGAACCCGCGACGGCTCCGGGCCGCCGCGGATGCCGAAGGCCCCCGAGCCCGTATCCCTGCCGCGGCCGGGATGGGCGGGACGACCGTTTCGAGACCGCGAGGCTGCCGCCGCTCACGCCAGACACCCGGGTTCGCCAAGACCCCACCCGTCTTCCGGAGTTCGTCCGACATGCCGCTCTACCGATTGCGCTCCATCGTCCATGACCGGGGCGCAGCCCTCTCGTTCCACGATCTGCCGGTCCAGGAACTGCCGATCGAGGCGCCGACGGTGCGCCACGCCGCCGCCCGCGTGCTCGGGCAGGCCGACACGATGTTCGGCGACCGGGCCGGAGAGGCCTGGCTCGTCGCCGAGGACGGTGCCCGGGTCTGGAGCCTGAGCCTCGATGCCCGGGAGACCGACGAGGTGGAGAGCGTCCTAGCGTAAGGCGTCCCGGTCTGAGGCGCGGCGTGCCTTGCTGGCGCCGCAAGCACCCCGCATCGGAACGGCCGCCCGAGCCTCGTGTCGAGTGTCTCGATCCGCCGAGTTCCCCGATGCCGAGTTCCCTGCTTCGATGAGAGTGCTGTTCCTCGGCGCCGCGGCCGCCCTCGTGCTGACCGCCGCGCCCGCCGCCGCCGACTGGCGCTACTGCCTCGCCCGCGGGCCCGCACGCACCGTCTACCTGTCGGCCCCGTTCTCGACCGTCGCGGCGATGCCCTCCCTCGACGCCGCCTTCGGCCGGATGCTCGACCGGACCCACCGCACCCACGATCCCGTCCAGTGCCCCCGGGCCGAGGACGCCGGAGCCCTGCGGGCGATGCGCCTGACCGCCCTGCGCTACAACCGCGAGGACGGCCAGACGGTGGTCGAGCTCGACTGGACGCCGGACCGCGACGCGGCCGGGAGGCCGTAACAGCCTCTTACACGCATAGCCGCCCCGCATCGGCCGCGCTTTCGGATAAATCGTTAGCATCCTATCTATGAGTCCGATCAACCATCGGCTCGCCCGACACGATGCGACGCGACCTCCTGCAATCCCTCACCCTGACCCTGCTCCAGGCCGGGCGCGTCTGGCGCCGGGCCGCCGACGAGGTCGTGACGGCCTACGGGCTGACCGAGGCGACGGCGCTGCCGCTGCTGCTGATCGGGCGGCTCGGCGGCGATCTGCGCCAGACGGCGCTCGCCGAGGCCCTCGGCGTCGAGGGCCCGAGCCTGGTGCGCCTGCTCGACCAGCTCTGCGAGGCCGGCCTCGTCACCCGCCGCGAGGACCCGACCGACCGCCGCGCCAAGGTGCTGCACCTGACGGCCGAGGGCCGTGCCCGCGCCGGCGCCATCGAGGCGCGGTTCGACACGCTTCGCGAGGCGGTCTTCACCAAGGTTGGCGACGACGACCTGCGGGCGGCCTTGACTGTGCTGCGCACGCTCCAGGCCGACGGCCCGAAGGG
The sequence above is drawn from the Methylobacterium terrae genome and encodes:
- a CDS encoding MarR family winged helix-turn-helix transcriptional regulator, whose product is MRRDLLQSLTLTLLQAGRVWRRAADEVVTAYGLTEATALPLLLIGRLGGDLRQTALAEALGVEGPSLVRLLDQLCEAGLVTRREDPTDRRAKVLHLTAEGRARAGAIEARFDTLREAVFTKVGDDDLRAALTVLRTLQADGPKGASLRPPDEGASPPRREIEGPTTGGRS
- the moaA gene encoding GTP 3',8-cyclase MoaA: MWGPRTDDPMPAASVPARPAPLIDPFQRAITYLRVSVTDRCDLRCVYCMSEDMAFLPKRDLLTLEELDRVCSVFVERGVRKLRITGGEPLVRRDIMRLFRNLSRHLASGALEEMTLTTNGTRLRQHAAELAALGMRRINVSLDTLDPDKFRAITRRGDLPTVLDGIAAAREAGLKVKINAVALKGVNEDEIPAMLDWAHGLGMEMTLIEVMPLGDIEPDRVDQFLPLSVVRERLSERYTLTPLPDRTGGPARYVRLEETGGRLGFITPLTHNFCESCNRVRLTCTGQLYLCLGQEDAADLRAALRASPDDAVVAEAIREAITRKPKGHDFVIARAAKPAVPRHMSTTGG
- a CDS encoding gamma-butyrobetaine hydroxylase-like domain-containing protein, whose translation is MTDDADWPTEIRLSRDKRTLHVAYAGGAAYALPAEYLRVESPSAEVQGHAPSERKWLAGKREVEILSVAPVGNYAVKLTFDDMHDTGIYAFDFLRRLGEEQAARFSRYEEELATRGLSREPARRR
- a CDS encoding L,D-transpeptidase encodes the protein MRRFVPALAGLACAVAAWAAPAAAYEIDPLTRQPLDQPLTMTVRAPAAAAAVDPLDASVPKLSPIPRETVAYSGPYGAGTIVVSTAERRLYYVLGNGQAMRYGVGVGRPGFTWGGAQTISMKREWPDWRPPAQMIRRRPDLPRYMKGGPENPLGARAMYLGGSLYRIHGSNEPETIGTAVSSGCIRMTNDDVMDLYTRAKVGTKVIVQR
- the eda gene encoding bifunctional 4-hydroxy-2-oxoglutarate aldolase/2-dehydro-3-deoxy-phosphogluconate aldolase; the protein is MTTDTRAHRLDALLAASPVIPVITVPELAHAVPLARALVAGGITTLEITLRTPVARDAAKAIMAEVPEAVVGLGTVLTPADLETAHALGARFALSPGATPELLRAAAASDMVFMPGIATPSDLMQVLAAGFTVAKFFPAVPAGGMAALKALGGPFPQARFCPTGGIGEADAKAWLALPNVAAVGGSWLAPEAEIRAGNFAAITERARRTLAALQ
- a CDS encoding sugar kinase → MTTRVACIGECMMELSERPDGSLLRGYGGDTLNTALYLARLGVAVDYVTALGDDPWSEEMLAAWAAEGVGTGQVRRLPGRMPGLYIIRTDGSGERSFHYWRDSAAARDLFSGPGAAGTRAALAGYDLVYASGISLSLYGEAGRAALAETCRAVRAKGGRVAFDTNYRPRGWPDKAKAQAAFRDAMAAADLIFASSEDLAWLYGREGEEEVLRHHGRCEIVLKGGGSPPSVRVLASDDDVTVQAPPVEAVVDTTAAGDSFAAAYMAARLAGRPPAEAASCGHRLAGAVIGHRGAVIPRAAMPDLPLTPALGRRS